The genomic segment CTCACCGTGTATCCCGGCGTGCGGCAGCTCGGCAACGACGAAGCCGTGGCGTGGAGCACGCGCTTCGAAACGCTCGGCGAGAAGCTCGGCTTCGCGCTGCAAGCGGCGCCCACGGAGCGCCTGTCGCCGGTCTCCGATCAAGCGTGATCGGCAGCGACTAGGCAGCCAGCCTGCGCACAATCAGCCGGTCGCGCCCGCCGGCCTTGGCCGCATACATGGCCTCGTCGGCGCGCTGGAGCATCTCCTCGGTTGAATCGGGCGGAGGATGGAAGGCGACAGCGCCCATGCTGAAGGTCACCGGCAGCCGGCGGTCCTGCATGGTGTTGTTCAGCACCGCTTGCAGCTTGTCGAGGACGGCGGTGGCCGCCTCGGCGGCGGTCTCGGGAAGCAAAGCGGCAAACTCGTCGCCGCCCAGTCGGCCGACCAGGTCGGCGCGGCGGAGGTTTTCCTGCATGCCGCGGGCGATCGCCATGAGCAGCTCGTCGCCCGCCGCGTGCCCCAAGCGGTCATTCACTTCCTTGAAGTGGTCAAGGTCGATATAGGCGAGCGTGAGCGGCAGGCCATAGCGGCGCGCGCGGACCTTTTCGGTGTCCAGCGCCTCCAGAAAAGCGCGGCGGTTGGGAATGCGCGTGAGCGCGTCAACCCGTGACGAGTGCCGCTCGCGCTCGTAAAGCGCCCGAAGCTCGGAGATGATGAAAACGAAAAACACGAACATGCCGAGGCGCGCGAGTGCGTTCCAGTAGGTCACCGCGAGCGTCAGGTGAGCTTCCATCTCGATCCCCAGCGCGATCCCCGCGCTCAAGCTGGCGGCCAGCAAGCCTGTGCGCCGGCCGAAGTACCAAGTGAGGAACGAAACCGGGACGAGATAGAAGAACGCGGTTTCCAGCCCCGGAGGGCTCATGACATGGCTTACGGTCGCCGCCAGCAGCAGAAAAATGCCGACCGCGGCCTGGAGCTTGCGATCCTGACGTCCCAGGACTTCGGTGATGTTCATGCTGGGGTTGGATGCGGCCATTCGCGCGGGAGCTAAACCGAATTCAGCGCGCGTTCGGCGGTCTTCAACGCCCGAACGCTCCTGCGCCGTGTGATACCGTAGTCGCTTTGCCGCGCGCTCATTGGCGCGGCCGTCGCATGATCGTGGGCACTGGCGTGGACATTGTAGACGTGGCGCGGGTGGCCGCCGCCATGGAGCGCTTCGGCGAGCGCTTTGCCGCGCGCGTTTTCACGGCCGACGAGATTCGCTACTGCCGCTCGAAGCAGAACGCGACCGAACGCTTTGCCGCGCGCTTTGCCGCTAAGGAAGCGGCGATGAAAGCGCTGGGCACGGGATGGCGGCACGGCGTCGCCTGGCGCGACTTCGAAGTGCGCCGCCAGCCGGGCGGGCGCCCCACCATGCGCCTGGCCGGCAAGGCGGCGGAATTCGCGGCGCGCCAGGGCGTGAAGCACATCTCACTCTCGCTCACGCACACCGAGACGCAGGCGATGGCGTTTGTGATCTTCGAAGGAGAATGAAGGGCAAGGCAAAGGGCAAAAGGTAAAAGGCAACAGTAAGGGCCAGTCACTTTTGCCTTTTTCCTTTTTACTTTTTACTTTTGCCTTTCTCCATGACGCAATCTCCCGTCTTATCTCCTCCAGCCGCTGAAGACCGAGGCAGCGCTCGCGCCGTTGCCGCCGCTGTCTCGCTGGCCAGCTTCGCCGGGCTTCTGCTGGAACTTTCGCTCACGCGGCTGTTTTCGGTGGTGCTCTTTTATCACTTTGCATTTTTGGCGATTTCGATTGCGCTGCTGGGACTCGGCGCCGGCGGCGTATTCGCGTACGTGCGCCGCGACTGGCTGGCACGCTGGCCGCTGGCGCGCATCGGGCACACGCTGGGACTGGCCGCCGCCGTGGCGATCGTGGCCGCGCTGGAAGTCGTGATCCATACGCCGGTTTCGCTCGACACCACGCGCGGCAACTTTGCCCGCCTGGCGGTGATTTATCTTGCCGCGGCCGTGCCGTTCTTCATGATCGGCCTGCTGCTGTCGCTGGTTTTTGCGCGGCAGGGCCGCCGGATCGCGCAACTCTACGGCGCTGATCTGCTGGGCGGCGCGCTCGCCTGCGCGCTCGTGGTCCCGCTGCTCGGATTGATCGGCGCGCCCAACTGCGTGCTGCTGGCCGCGGCGGCGGCGGCGAGCGCCGCCGTACTGTGGCGCCGGGCAGCCGGGCCCGCCAGCGACGGCAGTCGCGTTGCGATCGCAGTGACCGCGCTGTTGCTGGTTGCCATCGCGGCCAACTACTCCGGCAAGCTGGTGGACATCGTCTACGCCAAGGGCATTCGCCGCGACCAGCCCTGGATGCTCTTCGCCAAGTGGAACGCGATCTCGCGCGTCGAAGTGAACCAGCAGGGCGAGTCGAAGTACATCGTGATCGATGCCGACGCGTCGAGCGCCATCATGAACGTGGATCCGGCGCGCTGGGCCGAGGACACGCATCCTACGCCGCACGACAACGGCCTGCCGTCGCGCACCGCGGCTGATTCGAACGCTTCAGCGCCGGCCGCGACGGCCTACAACTGGAAGCGCGACCTGATGGCGGCAGCGCCGGCGCTGGCCAACGTGCTGCGTCCGCGCGGCGACTTCGCCATCATCGGGCCGGGCGGCGGCGTGGACGTGCTGCGCGCCGTCGCCAACGGCAGCCAGAACGTGACCGGCATCGAAATCAATCCGATCATCGCCGACACCATCATGCGCGGGCGGTATGCCGACTATGCGTACCACCTCTACGAGCTGCCCCAGGTGCACATTCACGTGGGCGACGGGCGCTCGTATCTGCGCGCCAGCCGCGAGCGCTACGACGTCGTGCAGATGACGCTGGTGGACACGTGGGCGTCGACGGCAGCGGGAGCGTTCGCGCTCAGCGAAAACAGTCTCTACACGGTGGAGGCGTTTCGCGAGTACTTCGATCATTTGAAGCCGGACGGAATCATCGCCATCACGCGGTGGGAGTTTCGGCAGCCGCGCGAGGCGCTGCGCGTGGTGAGCCAGGAGATTGAGGCTTTGGGCGGCGGCATGCGGCCGCGCAACTTTCTTGTCGTTTCCGACGGCGCGCTGGACGAAGACGGCCGTCCCGTCACGGTGCTGGCTAAGAAGACCGAGTTCACGCCGGCGGAAGAAAATGCGGTCTTGGAGCACATTCGCCGGAATCCGAACCTGTTCCTTATTTACGCGCCCTCTGACGCGGACGAAAGCCGTGATCGCCCGGTGCTGCGAGCCAATCCCGTTGCGGCCGCGCCTTTTCGCGAACTAATCAACTCCTCCGACGAACTTCCGCTGTTCTTCAACGGGCGGCAGCACTTCCTCGCGCGATACCCGTACAACATCTCTCCCGTCACCGACAACGCTCCATTTTTCTTTTTCACCATCCGCTCCGGCGACGTGCTCCGCGGCATCCTGGGCGGCACCGGGCGCGGCATGGATTGGCGCATCAACGTCGGCGTGGTCGTGCTGTTCTTTCTGTTGGTGCTGGCGTTCGTCGCTGTGCTCGCGTTTCTGATCGTGCCGCTTGTCCTGTACGGGCGAGCGGCCGGACGAGACGTCCAGCCCCGCCCAAGACGCATCGCTGGGCTGCTCTACTTCGCCGCCGTCGGCCTCGGCTACATCCTGGTGGAGATCGCTTTCATTCAGCGCTTCGTTTTGTTCCTCGGGCATCCCACCTACGCGCTCACCGTGGTCGTCTTCCTCATGCTGCTGGCCAGCGGGATGGGCAGTCTGGCGGCGCGGCACTGGAGCGCGTCGCGGCGCGGGCGGCGGTTGCGCGTGGCGCTCGCGCTCGTGATCGGCGGCGTAGCGGCGCTGGTCGTCGTTCTGCCCGGTACACTGGCGTCGCTGGTGGGGGTCGCATTCCCGCTGAAGCTGCTGTTGAGTGCCGCGCTGCTGGCGCCGCTGGCATTTGCCATGGGCATGCCGTTTCCCACCGGACTGCGCGCGCTCGCGCCCGAGGCCGACGCCGTCCCTGCCGACGAGGTGGGCGTCGCGGGCAACCCGGATTCGATGGTCGAGTGGGCCTGGGCGATCAACGCGGGCTCGAGCGTTCTGGGCTCCGTGCTGGCAATGGTCATCGCGGTGCACCTCGGACTCAATGTGACGCTGGCTGCGGGCGCCCTCGCCTACGCCGCGGCCCTGGCGCTGACCTGGCCGCTTCTGCGGCGAGCGTAATCCCCGATTTCTACGGCTTGCCGCCCAGCGCTCTCGCCGCGAATGAAAGACTTGCTTTATGCAAGTAAAGTTTGCTACCCTGCCGCGGCTGTGCGAAACAGGCGGAAGCAAGCAGTGCGGCGCTCGGGCTGTCCGGTGAGCATTGCGCTGGAGCGCTTCGGCGACCGCTGGTCGTTGCTCATCATTCGCGACCTGATGGTGCGCGGCTATCGCACGTTCAAGGAATTCGAGCAGTCGGGCGAAGGGATCGCCACCAACATCCTGGCGCAGCGGCTGCGGCGCCTGCTGAGCGCCGGCATCATTTCGGTCGCGCGGGAGAAAGGTGACCGCCGGCGGGTGAACTACCGCCTTACGCGCAAAGGCATCGAACTGGCGCCGGTCGTGCTTGAGCTGCTGATCTGGTCCTCGCGCCACGAGCGGACGGGCGCCCCCTGTGCGCTCGTGGAGCAGATGGCCGCCAACCGCCAGCAGGTGCTCGCCGAAGTCCGGCGCCGGTGGGAGGAGCGCGATCCCACGCCTTTGATACCCAAGTTCGATTCACGCCTGGAGAAAGCGTTGCATGAATTTCGGCGAGAAAGTAAGTGAGCGATGTCGAAAGAACATCCACGCGTTCGTTGTAAGGTTGACGGCCTGACCGCCACCAGGAACCAACAAAACCGGGCGTAGCGCGACGCCCCAAGGCAGTTCAACCCTAACCAGCCGTACGACAAAGGAGGAAAGCAAAGATGGCAACACAGCCCACGCACGAACAAGCCCGGCTTCACCTGCAGGTTTTTGAAGAGCGACGTGAAGCGCGGTTGCGCCAGGCGCGCGACTGGTTCTTCAAGAACTACATCGCCAACACCTGGGACGAAGCCATGCGCCTCGCTGCACCCGGTACCGAGGGCGGCACCAACTTCATGATGGTGACCGCCTATTGGGAGCAGGCCTGCGCGCTGCTCAACTATGGCCTTTTGCACGAAGACCTGTTCTTCGAAACAAGCGGCGAGTTCTTCGGTGTCTTTGAGCGCATCCGCCCGACGCTCGCCGAGGGCCGCAAGGTCTTCCATAACCCGCTCTTCCTGGCGCACCTGGAAAAAGCGGCCCAGCGCTATGAAGCCTGGATGGAGAAGCGCTCGCCCGGCACCATTGCCGCCATGCGGGAGTTCATGAAGCAGATGGAGCGCGAGCAGTCGCGGGCGGCTTAAGCAACAAAACTGAGAGACAAACTGGCCGGCGCGCCGGAACGAATTGGTTGACTCCGGCGCGCGCGGCTATCATTCGAGGTCTGCGAAGGAGACGCAATGAGCAAGGTCCGCGTTCTGGTTGGCACGCGCAAAGGCGCATTCATCCTCACATCCGACGGCAAGCGAGACAAGTGGGAAGTCAGCGGCCCGCTCTTCGCCGGCTGGGAGCTCTATCACCTCAAAGGATCGCCGGCCGATCCCAACCGCATCTACGCTTCGCAGACGAGTGGCTGGTTCGGGCAGATCATTCAGCGCTCCGACGACGGCGGCAAGACCTGGCACCAGCCCGGCACGCCGCCCGGCGAAACCAAGGGCCCCGACGGCATGCCCAAGGGCGAGAGCAACAAGTTCGTCTACGACTCGGCGGCTGCGCCGCTGACCACGCACCAGTGGTACGACGGCACACAGCATCCGTGGGAGTTCAAGCGGGTGTGGCACCTGGAGCCCTCGCTCACCGACGCCAACACCGTTTACGCCGGCGTGGAAGACGCGGCGCTGTTCCGCTCAACCGATGGCGGCAAGTCCTGGCACGAACTCCCGGGCCTGCGCGGGCACGGCACCGGCCCCAAGTGGCAGCCGGGCGCGGGCGGGATGTGCCTGCACACCGTGATCCTCGATCCAAAGGACCCCAAACGCATCTATATCGCCATTTCCGCCGCGGGCGCGTTTCGCACCGACGACGGCGGCAAGACGTGGAAGCCCATCAACCGGGGCCTGCACTCGCAGTACATCCCCGATCCCAAGGCCGAGATCGGCCACTGCGTGCACCACATCGCCATGAACCCCAAGCGCCCGGGCGTGCTCTTCATGCAGAAGCACTGGGACGTAATGCGCTCCGACGACGCCGGCGAAAACTGGCGCGAGGTCAGCGGCAACCTGCCCACCGACTTCGGCTTCGCCATCGACGTGCACTCGCACGAGCCGGAGACGATTTACGTAGTACCCATCAAGAGCGACGGCGAGCACTACGTGCACGAAGGCAAACTGCGCGTCTATCGCAGCAAGTCGGGCGGCAACGAGTGGGAGGCGCTCACCAAGGGCCTGCCGCAGGAAAACTGCTACGTGAATGTGCTGCGCGACGCCATGGCCGTGGACACGCTCGATAAGTGCGGCATCTACTTCGGCACCACCGGCGGCCAGGTGTACTGCTCGCCGGACGCGGGCGATTCGTGGTTTCCGATCGTGCGCGATCTGCCCGCCGTCCTGAGCGTTGAAGTACAGACGCTGGCGTGAACGGAGGGTTGATGCGAGCTAAAACAGTGGTTCGTTGGGAGGCCGATCAGCGCCGCATGCTTCGGCTTGCCGATAACGGCGTGTCCCGCTGTCCGGGTATTCGCAGCCGACAGCCGCACACTGTGAAATACACTCGCAACGAAAGCAGATAGCATGATCCGCGTCGTCATCCCGCCGCACCTGCGCACGCTGTCGCACACCGGCGCCGAAATCCAGCTCGAGGTCGCGCCGCCGATCACGCAGAAGTCGGTGCTCGATGCTCTCGAAGCGCGCTATCCCATGCTTTGCGGCGCCATCCGCGACCACGGCACGCTCAAGCGCCGCGCGTTTCTGCGCTTCTTCGCCTGCGAGCAGGACCTGACGCACGATCCGCCTGACGCGCCGCTGCCTGAAGCCGTCGCTTCGGGCAAAGAGCCGTTTATCGTGCTGGGCGCAATCGCCGGCGGATAGCGCGTTCTTCAATCGGCGGCGTTGAATTCCGGAATGTGCGGGGCGGCCGCGAACGCCTGGCTGCGCGCTTTGAGTCCGCTGGCTTCGAGCGCGAGATAGCGCTGGTTGAGGCGACCGAACAGCCATCCGACAAGGGGCGCGAAAAACCCGGAAAATTTCAGAGCCAGCGTCGCGCGAGTGCCGTTGGCGACTGCCTCGACGGAGTGCCGGCCCATTGCGACGACGCCGGCTGCGCGGGTGATCCAGCTGAAGCTGCGGCCCTCGTGGAGTTCGGTGACTTGCCAGACGGCGGGCCGGATTCTCGGCTGGCGCACGAGGGCGCGCGAGCCGACGCGCAGGGGTCCGCCGGCGTCGAGCCGCTGAATGCTGCTGATGCTGGCCGTCCACTCCGACCAGCGCTCTACATCGCTCATCACGTCCCATACGAGTTCGGGGGGAGCCGCGATGTCCACGGAGATTTTGTAGTCGGTCATGTCCGGTAGATGCCGCGGCAATCTTGATGGATTCGAGAAAAGCCCGGCCGGGGGCCGGGCTCCATTGCTGATCCTTTCGGACGAGCACTTCACCGGGCCAGCCGGAAGAAATCAAGCCTGCCGTCGGAAGAACTGCTCGCCGCGAGCGTGCCGTCTGCGTTCACCGCATACGCGCGCCAGCGGTCGGAGCTGACGTAGAGCGTGCGGCCGTCGAAGTCGAGCGCGGCAAATGCAGGCTGCGCGCTGGTGATGGCCGCGCCGACTTGTTTCACGGGCGCGCCGCTGGCCGGATCGAGGCCAAATACGGTCACGCTGCCCGAATCGGGAGCGGGGCCGCCGGCGAAATAAGCAAACTTGCCGTCGCGGCTCGGCGAGATGGAGAGGACCGGGCTGTTCGTGAGGTCGACCGACTTGGTGAGCGTAAGGTCACGGTTGTCGCCCAGCTTCAGCACGGCGTATCCGCGATTGGGCATCCAGCCGGGAATCCACGTGTAGAGGAAGCGGCCGGCGGCGCTGCCGGTGATGCAGTCGGCATAGAGCACGGCCAGCGAGTTGGCCGGCGTGAGGCGGCCGGTGGCGGCGTCGATCGCGAACGTGCTCACGCGTCCGTTGCCGGCGTGCACCAGCGTGCCGCCGTCAGGCGTGACCCAGAGCCGCCATCCGGTGGCGGGCACCGATCCGGTCTGCGTGAGCGCGCCGCTTTGCTGATCGACCGACCAGACCTGGATCGAATTGTTCGCGCTGATGTAAACGAAGCTTCCTGACGGATCGATCGCCATCCCGGTGGGGAACACCGCCGTCGGATACGGGCCGCCTTCGACCAGCGTCAGCGATCCGCTGGCGCGGTCGATCGTGAAGGCGGCGACCGAATCAATGCCGAGCACGTTGATGCCCGAGGAATAGCGCTGATAAAGCGCGAACACGAATCGGCCCTTCGGGTCGGGGGCAACGTCCACAAGCTGTCCCTGGCTGAAAGCCGGCGCGGCGTTGCCCCAGTTCACGCCGCCGATGCCGGTGACCTGGCGATTCTGCAGACGCGCACCCCAAACCTGCATGCCGCGGCTGCCGTAGAGAAGCTGCGCCGCAGCGGGTGCGGCCAGAGGTGTGACCGCATCCGCCGACGGCGCTGCCATGGTGGTCGTGGTCGCCGATTGCGAAACTGAGTTACAGCCCAGGAACGAAATCAGCGAGGCAACAACGAAGAGAAACAACAGATGGCGAGCGGGGCCCATGGGGAACCTGTCTTCCTGCAACCCAATGTAAGAAGCTGAAATCGCACAGGAGGTTTGCAGCAGCTCACGTCAACGTGCGCCGCGAAGCGAACTTTCTTACGTCGGAAGAAAAGATCGTCGAGATTGTGCGTGCCGACGGGCGAGGGCGCCCGTCGCTACAACGTGAAAGGCGCTGGCGCTACAGCGTGAAAAAGCCCGGCCGGGGGCGGCCGGGCGATGGAAGCGAGCAGCGAGTTACGTTTCTACACAACCTTTTCCTCCGGCAGCTCCTCCACGAATTCCTTGCCCATGCGGGCGGCGCTGAAGAGCTTGCCGAGGGCGTGGTGATAGGGGACGCCCGAGAAGGTGTGGTGACTTTTTGTTACAAAATCCGTTCCCGGCGCCCATTCCTTCTTCTGCAGATCGATATAGCCCTGCTCCTGCTTTTCTGCCATGGCCATGAGCAGCTCGCTCAGGCCGTGACCGGTGGCGTGCTGCGCGCCGAGCGTAATAAAGATGAAGCCCACGCCCATGGCGCCGAGTTCGGCGAAGGTCATCGGGTCGGGATCGTTGAACCACTTGAAGCTCGACGACCAGTTGAAGGCGAAGCGCGCCCCAGGGAAGCGCTTGCGGATTTCCGTGGAGAATTTCTCCACCGGGCCGCGGTCGCTGGTGGGGAATTCGCACCACAGCAGGTCGGGAAGCCCTGTGTCGAGATAGCGCAGGCCGCGGTCGATGGCCAGGTCCATGCCGCGGAGCGACTCGGGCGCGTCCACCGCGCTGAGACCGTCGGTGCGCGCGATGAGGACGAAGTCGCGGTTGCCCAGGTCGTCGGCCACGGCGCGCGCCATGCGCAGCTTGCCGATCATTTCCTGCGCGCTGACCAGCGCCTTGCCGCCGATGTGTCCGCAGCGCTTGGGCAACACCTGGTCTTCGATGTGCGCGGCGGCGACCCCGGCGTTGACGTACAGCTCGGTGGTGCGCTGCACGTTGAAGATGTTTCCGTAGCCGCCGTCCATGTCGACGATGACGGGCGGGATGTGCAGCGTGCGCGGCGCGATGCCCTTGTCGGGCTCGCCCACGGCGCAGGTGAGCTGGAACTTGCGCAGCGCGCTCACGGTGCGGCGCGCCGCGTCGGCGATTTCCACGCTTGAGTACAGGTCCATGTCGGTGGAGCCGACGTGGCTGATGGCGAACGAGTAGCCGCTGAAGTACACGGCCTTGAAGCCGTAGTACATCACCAGCTGCGCCGTCATCGGGTCGTAGACGCCGGGCCCGAACAGGTAAGGTTCGGTGGCGAGTAATTGCCGCATGCGCGTGGATGGATGCACGAAGCGGCTCGCCGGGACACAGCAGCCCTCGGGCAGCAGCGGCGTGGCCACGAGCTGGTTCAGATCGCTCGCGGGCGCCGGAGTGGTCCCGGCGACGCGAACGTGGCGCTTGTGGCCGTTGGGGTTGTGCTTGCGGCCGTTGGTCTTCGTGACGAGAGCGAGTTTGCGTTTCATGAGCGTGCCTCTGTGCGGCGAAATTCAAATCTCACCGCGGACGAACGCGGATGAACACGGATCAAAGCAGTTCGGGTTTCATGCATCCGTGTCATCCGTGCAAAGCCGTGGTGATCTTCGGTTTTCATGACCTCTAGAACGGATCAAACTCCCGGTTGCGGACCATGGCCTCGCCGATCTGGCGCGCTTCCGAGTATGTGGCGCGCGCCGCGTCGGGCGTTTGCGGCGGTAGCGCCGCAAGAATTTTGTCCAGCTCCTCGTCGAAGAGCCGGGTAATAAGCTGGGGCGTGTGGGCGACCGGCTGGCCCTCGTCGCCGATAATTGGCGACTGGCTGTAGTGCTGCATGCGCTGCGCGATCATCAGCCGGTAGATGCGATCGGTTGCCAGGTCTTCCATGTAGCCGTCGAGCAGGCTCGCGCCTTTTCCGTTGAGCACGCCATTGCGATAGCGGATAACGGTGCGCACGGCCGCGCGAGTGCCGGCGAGCGTGCGCTGGCCCACGCCTTCGGGCACCGGACGCAGATCGGGATAGCGCTCCGCGCCAGGCCGGCGCTTCTTCACCTGGTTAGGCTCGGGAAACTGCGCGATGGCGATGGCGTTCTGATCGGGATGG from the Terriglobales bacterium genome contains:
- a CDS encoding diguanylate cyclase, giving the protein MAASNPSMNITEVLGRQDRKLQAAVGIFLLLAATVSHVMSPPGLETAFFYLVPVSFLTWYFGRRTGLLAASLSAGIALGIEMEAHLTLAVTYWNALARLGMFVFFVFIISELRALYERERHSSRVDALTRIPNRRAFLEALDTEKVRARRYGLPLTLAYIDLDHFKEVNDRLGHAAGDELLMAIARGMQENLRRADLVGRLGGDEFAALLPETAAEAATAVLDKLQAVLNNTMQDRRLPVTFSMGAVAFHPPPDSTEEMLQRADEAMYAAKAGGRDRLIVRRLAA
- a CDS encoding isocitrate lyase/PEP mutase family protein; translation: MKRKLALVTKTNGRKHNPNGHKRHVRVAGTTPAPASDLNQLVATPLLPEGCCVPASRFVHPSTRMRQLLATEPYLFGPGVYDPMTAQLVMYYGFKAVYFSGYSFAISHVGSTDMDLYSSVEIADAARRTVSALRKFQLTCAVGEPDKGIAPRTLHIPPVIVDMDGGYGNIFNVQRTTELYVNAGVAAAHIEDQVLPKRCGHIGGKALVSAQEMIGKLRMARAVADDLGNRDFVLIARTDGLSAVDAPESLRGMDLAIDRGLRYLDTGLPDLLWCEFPTSDRGPVEKFSTEIRKRFPGARFAFNWSSSFKWFNDPDPMTFAELGAMGVGFIFITLGAQHATGHGLSELLMAMAEKQEQGYIDLQKKEWAPGTDFVTKSHHTFSGVPYHHALGKLFSAARMGKEFVEELPEEKVV
- a CDS encoding holo-ACP synthase, encoding MIVGTGVDIVDVARVAAAMERFGERFAARVFTADEIRYCRSKQNATERFAARFAAKEAAMKALGTGWRHGVAWRDFEVRRQPGGRPTMRLAGKAAEFAARQGVKHISLSLTHTETQAMAFVIFEGE
- a CDS encoding MoaD/ThiS family protein, producing MIRVVIPPHLRTLSHTGAEIQLEVAPPITQKSVLDALEARYPMLCGAIRDHGTLKRRAFLRFFACEQDLTHDPPDAPLPEAVASGKEPFIVLGAIAGG
- a CDS encoding exo-alpha-sialidase, encoding MSKVRVLVGTRKGAFILTSDGKRDKWEVSGPLFAGWELYHLKGSPADPNRIYASQTSGWFGQIIQRSDDGGKTWHQPGTPPGETKGPDGMPKGESNKFVYDSAAAPLTTHQWYDGTQHPWEFKRVWHLEPSLTDANTVYAGVEDAALFRSTDGGKSWHELPGLRGHGTGPKWQPGAGGMCLHTVILDPKDPKRIYIAISAAGAFRTDDGGKTWKPINRGLHSQYIPDPKAEIGHCVHHIAMNPKRPGVLFMQKHWDVMRSDDAGENWREVSGNLPTDFGFAIDVHSHEPETIYVVPIKSDGEHYVHEGKLRVYRSKSGGNEWEALTKGLPQENCYVNVLRDAMAVDTLDKCGIYFGTTGGQVYCSPDAGDSWFPIVRDLPAVLSVEVQTLA
- a CDS encoding helix-turn-helix domain-containing protein, with product MRRSGCPVSIALERFGDRWSLLIIRDLMVRGYRTFKEFEQSGEGIATNILAQRLRRLLSAGIISVAREKGDRRRVNYRLTRKGIELAPVVLELLIWSSRHERTGAPCALVEQMAANRQQVLAEVRRRWEERDPTPLIPKFDSRLEKALHEFRRESK
- a CDS encoding SRPBCC family protein, which gives rise to MTDYKISVDIAAPPELVWDVMSDVERWSEWTASISSIQRLDAGGPLRVGSRALVRQPRIRPAVWQVTELHEGRSFSWITRAAGVVAMGRHSVEAVANGTRATLALKFSGFFAPLVGWLFGRLNQRYLALEASGLKARSQAFAAAPHIPEFNAAD
- a CDS encoding beta-propeller fold lactonase family protein; the encoded protein is MGPARHLLFLFVVASLISFLGCNSVSQSATTTTMAAPSADAVTPLAAPAAAQLLYGSRGMQVWGARLQNRQVTGIGGVNWGNAAPAFSQGQLVDVAPDPKGRFVFALYQRYSSGINVLGIDSVAAFTIDRASGSLTLVEGGPYPTAVFPTGMAIDPSGSFVYISANNSIQVWSVDQQSGALTQTGSVPATGWRLWVTPDGGTLVHAGNGRVSTFAIDAATGRLTPANSLAVLYADCITGSAAGRFLYTWIPGWMPNRGYAVLKLGDNRDLTLTKSVDLTNSPVLSISPSRDGKFAYFAGGPAPDSGSVTVFGLDPASGAPVKQVGAAITSAQPAFAALDFDGRTLYVSSDRWRAYAVNADGTLAASSSSDGRLDFFRLAR